GCTGTCCTTATCTCGCTTGGGGCGTGATTGCCCTGAAAGGTGGCGTGATGATAATAGAACTGGCACGCCCCCGTCTGTGCCAATCTGTCCGCTTCGGCACGAAAATCACCCAGTCCTGCCGCCTGCTCGGGGGCGATGACGATGACATGACGGATGTCAAAGGGGGTGGGTAGGGCTTTATTTAGGGCGGTCAGTCCTTCATCATGTAGGCGTTTTAGCATGGCGTTATAAGCCTGAGCCAATGCCCCGAGCGTGTAAGTGGGGTCAATGTCGCTTATATTAATACTAAACCCGTACTGCGGATGAAAACTTGCCGAACCTTTTATCAGCACCGCCAGTCCTGCCGAGAGCGGTTTGCCTGTCTCACGGGTGAATTTGCCGACAACCGCATTTGCCTGATATCGCCACAACGTCGCCCGAGTACTGGCGATGATGTTGCCGTTATCGTCCTTTTCGGCAAGTTCAAAATAATAATGCCCACCCTTGGTATTGACCGCTCGCAGTTCTGCTTGTATCCACACTTCATGGTCAAAGGTGTCGCTGATGACCAGTTTTACCGCTTCTAGGTAGCTACTTAGCGATAACTGCACCCCTGCCAATGTCGGCTCATCAGATACGCCATTCATCTCATCGGCGATGGCTTGATGTAGGGCGTTGATGTCGGTGTTGTCTTGGGTCTGTGCTAGTCTGTCTAGGTTTTGGTCTAGGGCGGTCAAGATGGCTTTGTGGTTCATGGTGGCTGTTTTAAAGTAAAAAGGTAAAAGGTAGAAAATAGAAAGGCATTGAAAGGGCAAATAATACTAGGGCGTGTTGAATATTGGTATTTGCCATGAAAAATAGGAAAAATCGCAGGCTGATAGTCATTCTCAACTTAAAATAGTAACTTATTGATTTTTAAAAATTATTTTTTGGTTGTAGGGGCGAATTGCAATTCGCCCTTGATAAATCAATCACTTATACAAAGTTGAGAATGGGGCAAATTAAGTTAAAATCTTAAAAATTACCTGATTCAGTGGGCGGATAGCCATTTTTCATGCAAAAATTAATTAAAGCGTTAAATTTATCATATTTATCAATAATGGCATCAATGTTTGGCACGCTCTAAGATTGTAACAGATTTTTGATGATTTATGAATGCTGGTGGTGGTAAAGGATTGGGTTTTAATTTAAAATTGCCAAAATGCCATAAATAACGTAACATAGCAAAGACTTTGAACAATTTTAAATTGAGTAACGCACAAAGGCACACCATGAGCAAAAACACCCCAATTATCCCTACCAATTTAGCAAAATTTTGCGATGACTATTTACAAGCAAGCGAATTTAACGACTATTGCCCCAACGGTCTGCAAGTCGATGCCGATACGCCCATCAGCAGGGTCATCACAGGCGTTACCGCTTGCCAAGCCTTGATAGATAAGGCGATAGAGCATAACGCCCAAGCGATATTGGTACATCATGGCTATTTTTGGAAAGGCGAGCCTGCTCCACTGGTCGGCATGAAAGGCAAACGCATTCGCACCCTGCTCCAACATAACATTTCACTCATCGCCTATCATCTGCCCCTTGATGCTCACCCTGTCATCGGCAATAATGCGGTGCTTGCCGGTGAGCTTGGCTTGACCATAACAGGGGCGTTATATCCCCATGAAAAACACCCTGTGGGTAATGTCGCCACCTGTTCGCCCACGACATCTGCCGATTTTGCCAAAAAAATCGAGCAAGTGTTGGGGCGTACACCCCTGCACATCAGCGATGACCCTAACCGCACCCTAACCAAAATCGCCCTATGCACAGGTGGCGCCCAAGACATGATAACCCAAGCTCATGCTATGGGTTGTCAGGCGTTTATCTCGGGGGAAGCGTCCGAGCGTACCACGCATTTGGCACGAGAGCTGGGCGTGGATTATTTTGGGGCGGGTCATCACGCAACCGAACGGGGCGGTATCAAGGCATTGGGCGAGCATTTGGCGGACGTGCTTGGGCTTGATGTGGTTTTTGTGGATATTGATAATCCTGTTTAAAGGGGTGTTTGCCAATGATATTTTTAAAAAATATCCCATTTACAACGCCATATAACAGATTGATGTATTAAGGGCAAATGGGATTTGCCCCTACAACCCAAAAAATGGCATAATAATCAATCATCTACCATTTTAAATTGGCATTCAAGTAAAAACACCATTTGCAAAAGTAACTCATTTGGCTTGTCTTTTTTGGTATTATTTTTTAAAAAATAATGGTAAAATTAGCCGATTTTTGTTTGTATTGTAAATTTTAAAATTTATTAAACTTCCTGCAAAACCAGGTTTTCCGTTCGCCCTTGTATCAACCCAACACCAAACCTAGATTATCTGCTAGAATGTTGTTGGGTTATACAAGCAAAGAGAACACGGGTTCGCCCTTAGTGTCTTAACACTGGTGCTCAGATGGTGTCCTTTGCTTGTCATCTTAACTCTGAATGGTATCTAAGTGCGTTTATTAAAACAGACACTGCATAAACAAGGCAAGAGACAGATGATACACTATATTGGCATAGACATCAGCAAAGCAAAGTTTGATGTTGCATTTATAAACCCAAGCACAAATAAAGTAAAAACCAAGGTTTTTAACAACAACAAAGCAGGCTTTGATTTACTGCTTGCTTGGTTAAAAACCAATGTCAGCAATCATCTTGATGAGCTACACATCATCCTAGAAGCAACAGGGGTTTATCATGAACACCTAAGTGAGTTTCTTGATGATAATAATATCAAGCAAAGCATTGTCAATCCTAACTATGTCCGCAAATTTGCAGACAGTTTGGGGGTAATCCATAAAACTGATAAAAAAGACAGCATTATTTTATCAAGGTATGGTTATAGCCACAAGCCTGAGGTTTGGGTAGCACCTAGCATTGAAGCCAAACAGCTAAAAGCTCTATTGGCTCGCTTAGAAGCACTCAAAGAAGATTTGCAACGAGAGCAAAACCGACAAGAGTTGCTCTTATCACCCAATCTGCCCGATTTGGTTAAAGCATCCATGCAAACAGTCATCAGTGTCCTTCAAGAGGAAATTGCCAAACTCACCAAAGACATTGATGACTTTGTTGACAAACAACCAAGTTTAAAGCAAGACAAAACCTTACTTGAAACCATTGACGGTATTGGTTCTGTTATTGCCAAAGAAGTGGTATGCTTAATACATACCAAACAATTTAAAAAAGCCTCACAGATGGCTTCGTTTTTAGGCTTAATACCCAAACAAAGACAGTCAGGTGTCTTTAAGGGAGCAACCAAACTGTCCAAACAAGGGCAAGTCTCTTTGCGTGCTAAGCTGTATATGTCTGCAATGAGTGCCATTCGTTATAATAGCACCATTAAGGCATTTTATGAACGATTACAACAAAACGGTAAAACCAAAATGCAAGCCTTATGTGCTTGTATGCGTAAATTGGTACATATCTGTTTTGGTGTTATCAAAACCCAAACATCCTTTGAGCAACAAGTATCTTTAAGTTAGTTTGTAAGATACTAGATACCAGATACTTAAAAAACCATTGACTTAGGTGGGGTATCATGGTATCTGAGCTATGCCTGCGGGTGGCGGAAAACCGTTATGGGCAGGCTAGCTCACTTTGAGCAGTTTTCTTTAATTTGGGGTTTTGCAGGAAGTCCATTAAAAAATATTTTAAATTATCCTTTATCTTATAAGGAAATCTATGTTAAATCTCACCGCCACTGACGTGCGTATGAATGCACAGGCTACCAATAAAGACGAAGCCTTATCCTTGCTTGCCAAGATATTGAGCGAAGACGGACTGGCGACTGCCGATTATCTTGCGGGACTACAAGCCCGTGAAGCACAGACCAGTACCTATCTGGGGCAGGGGATTGCCATTCCGCATGGCACGCCAGAATCACGCGCTTGTGTGCAACAAACAGGGGTGCGACTCGTGCATTTTGCCGATGGCGTAGTGTGGAATGATGACGGCGAGCGAGCGTATTTGTTGGTGGGGATTTGTGCCAAATCCGATGAGCATTTGTCCATTTTAAGGCAACTGACTCGCACGCTTGGCGATGATGTGGCAGATGACATCAAAAATGCCAAGACAGCAGAGCAAATTATCACAATCATCAATGGCGATAAGGTACACGGCAAAACCAGCTTTGTGGTGCATGAGAATTTATTAAAAACCGAAGTAGTAGCCAGCGATATCGATGAGCTGTATGGCGTGGCGGTCAATGTATTAAAAAATCAAGGCAAGATAACAGGGGTGGTTGGCATTCGTCCTGCCTTTGTGCAACTGTCATCACATTTGGGCTGTGTAACCTTAGAGCATGATGAGCTGGTTGCTGAGCCTGCCCTAGCGTTGGTGGTTGCCAAAAAAGCCCTAGCATGGCAGGATAAGACGGTGCAAGCGTTGGCGGTGATTGCTGGCAATCGCCACACCGATAAGCAGGCATTGGCAGGGGTGTATGATGTTTTGTTAAATGATGAATTTAATGCCAAGCTGACTGCCCTTAGCGTGGGCGAGCTTGCCGAATGGCTTGGTGCCGAGCGTGCCGTGCATTGGCAGTCGGCAAGTGTGGTACTGCTTAATGCTCATGGATTGCACGCACGTCCTGCCACTGCCTTATCCGAGCTTGCCAAAGGGGCAACAGGCGAGCTAAAAGTGGCGGTGGATAATGGGGCGTATGTCTCCGCCAAAAGCCTAACCAAATTGCTCTCACTGGGGGCGACACGGGGGCAGAGCCTAACATTCATCGCCGAGCCGAATACCGATGCGACCGAGTATCTACCCAAACTTATCCAAGCGGTACAAGACGGACTGGGTGAAGAAGTAACACCGATAAGTAACAGCCAAGCAAATAACCAAGCAAATAGCCAAGAAAACCATGAACCTGCCCCTGTGCTTGACTTGTCCGATAATACCATTATCACCAAAGGCGAACGCACGCACGCCACATCAGCGTCAGTAGGGCTGGCTCATGGTGTGGCATTTGTGGCACGCCAAACACGCTTTGATTATGCGGTGCAAGGGGGCGATAAGGCGAGCGAGTGGGCGAGCTTGCAACAGGCGATTGGGGCGGTCAAGGCAGAGCTGACCGACTTTGTACAGCACGCCAAAAAAATGTCCATTGCCAAGATTTTTACCGCTCATGTGGCTCTGCTTGATGATGAAGAAGTCACGCACGGGGCAAAAGACGGCATTGATGATGGGCTATCGGCAGCGGCGGCGTGGCACGCTCATATTGAGCAGTTGGCAAAAGTGCAGGCGAGCGTTGCCAATCATCTGCTTGCCGAGCGAGCGGCGGATTTGCGAGATGTCGGACAAAAAGTGCTTGCCAAGCTCACAGGACAAACGCTCACTGCCGAGCCTGATGAGCCGTATGTGCTTATCAAAGAAGACCTACTACCGTCCGATGTGGCACGCCTAGACCCTGCACGCGTGGCAGGGATTATCACGGCGGTGGGCGGTGCCAGCTCGCACAGTGCGATTGTTGCCCGAGCGTTGGGCATTCCTGCGATTGTGGGGGCGGGCAAGGGCGTGCTTGACATTAACGATGGCGAACAGGTGCTGATAGATGGCGGTCAAGGTTGGTTTGTGGTTGCACCAACCGATGAGATGGTGGCGGTCGCCAAAGCTGAGCAAGCAAGCTGGGCGGAGCGTAAACGCCTAGCCAGTGAAACCGCCCTAAATCCTGCCATTACCCAAGATGGTCATCAGGTGGAGATTGCCGTCAATCTGGGTAATGTTCATGATACTAAGATGGCGGTGGAGAGTGGGGCGGAAGCGGTGGGGCTACTGCGTACTGAGCTTGTGTTCATGAGTCATCAGAGCGTGCCTG
This Moraxella sp. K1664 DNA region includes the following protein-coding sequences:
- a CDS encoding Nif3-like dinuclear metal center hexameric protein; amino-acid sequence: MSKNTPIIPTNLAKFCDDYLQASEFNDYCPNGLQVDADTPISRVITGVTACQALIDKAIEHNAQAILVHHGYFWKGEPAPLVGMKGKRIRTLLQHNISLIAYHLPLDAHPVIGNNAVLAGELGLTITGALYPHEKHPVGNVATCSPTTSADFAKKIEQVLGRTPLHISDDPNRTLTKIALCTGGAQDMITQAHAMGCQAFISGEASERTTHLARELGVDYFGAGHHATERGGIKALGEHLADVLGLDVVFVDIDNPV
- a CDS encoding IS110 family transposase, whose translation is MRLLKQTLHKQGKRQMIHYIGIDISKAKFDVAFINPSTNKVKTKVFNNNKAGFDLLLAWLKTNVSNHLDELHIILEATGVYHEHLSEFLDDNNIKQSIVNPNYVRKFADSLGVIHKTDKKDSIILSRYGYSHKPEVWVAPSIEAKQLKALLARLEALKEDLQREQNRQELLLSPNLPDLVKASMQTVISVLQEEIAKLTKDIDDFVDKQPSLKQDKTLLETIDGIGSVIAKEVVCLIHTKQFKKASQMASFLGLIPKQRQSGVFKGATKLSKQGQVSLRAKLYMSAMSAIRYNSTIKAFYERLQQNGKTKMQALCACMRKLVHICFGVIKTQTSFEQQVSLS
- the ptsP gene encoding phosphoenolpyruvate--protein phosphotransferase, which produces MLNLTATDVRMNAQATNKDEALSLLAKILSEDGLATADYLAGLQAREAQTSTYLGQGIAIPHGTPESRACVQQTGVRLVHFADGVVWNDDGERAYLLVGICAKSDEHLSILRQLTRTLGDDVADDIKNAKTAEQIITIINGDKVHGKTSFVVHENLLKTEVVASDIDELYGVAVNVLKNQGKITGVVGIRPAFVQLSSHLGCVTLEHDELVAEPALALVVAKKALAWQDKTVQALAVIAGNRHTDKQALAGVYDVLLNDEFNAKLTALSVGELAEWLGAERAVHWQSASVVLLNAHGLHARPATALSELAKGATGELKVAVDNGAYVSAKSLTKLLSLGATRGQSLTFIAEPNTDATEYLPKLIQAVQDGLGEEVTPISNSQANNQANSQENHEPAPVLDLSDNTIITKGERTHATSASVGLAHGVAFVARQTRFDYAVQGGDKASEWASLQQAIGAVKAELTDFVQHAKKMSIAKIFTAHVALLDDEEVTHGAKDGIDDGLSAAAAWHAHIEQLAKVQASVANHLLAERAADLRDVGQKVLAKLTGQTLTAEPDEPYVLIKEDLLPSDVARLDPARVAGIITAVGGASSHSAIVARALGIPAIVGAGKGVLDINDGEQVLIDGGQGWFVVAPTDEMVAVAKAEQASWAERKRLASETALNPAITQDGHQVEIAVNLGNVHDTKMAVESGAEAVGLLRTELVFMSHQSVPDIDTQVADYTQVFDALDGRPLVVRTLDVGGDKPLPYLPMPFEDNPFLGVRGIRLTLRQPALLENQLIALIKASKGRDLRIMFPMIGRLEEWHDAKAILDKVLTDHPHDKLQVGMMIEVPSAAVMADVFASEVDFFSIGTNDLTQYALAIDRGHATLSKDADGLHPSVLRLIQNTVANAHAHGKWVGVCGELAGDERAIPILVGLGVDELSMSAGSIALAKAVVRELNFADCQYLAKKALACTSAGEVRALTVAKES